Proteins co-encoded in one Deltaproteobacteria bacterium genomic window:
- a CDS encoding YibE/F family protein produces MNEVHRNWLFSIVIALSCLLLAWNDLLGLPGGERNGLHARALVTAVDNSHVRTNLIVKTEEQLLTVRFLDGPHKGREVPVDNMLTGKLEFDEFYKPGDVVLIEYDAPDGEPANALARGHYRLHLQAFLIGVFVLLLLAVAGVTGLKAALSFIFAALVLWRLFFPLLLRGYPPLSTGLAIVALLTAAITFLVGGVNRRGVATFVGSMLGVLLTCGLAVWFTQAFSLHGAVRPFAETLLYSGHYDLDLTGIFVASIFIASSGAVMDLAMDIAASMDEIKRKHPGIGLAEHVFSGLRVGRAVTGTMTTTLLLAYSSSHIALFLLFMTKGLPAENILNAPFIAAEVLNILVGSFGLVTVAPFTAVVSGLLYRGYAGKGE; encoded by the coding sequence ATGAACGAAGTCCACCGCAACTGGCTTTTTTCCATCGTCATTGCACTGAGTTGTCTCCTCCTTGCGTGGAATGACCTTCTTGGCCTGCCCGGGGGCGAACGGAACGGGCTTCACGCTCGGGCGCTCGTGACCGCGGTCGATAACAGCCATGTAAGGACGAACCTCATCGTCAAGACCGAGGAACAGCTTCTGACCGTGCGGTTTCTTGACGGCCCACACAAGGGCCGTGAGGTGCCCGTGGACAACATGCTCACCGGAAAGCTCGAGTTCGACGAGTTCTACAAACCGGGCGATGTGGTACTCATCGAGTACGACGCCCCTGATGGAGAACCGGCCAACGCCTTGGCCCGCGGTCATTATAGGCTTCACCTACAGGCCTTCCTCATCGGCGTCTTCGTCCTCCTGCTCCTTGCAGTGGCAGGCGTGACAGGCCTCAAGGCCGCCCTTTCATTCATATTTGCAGCCCTTGTGCTCTGGAGGCTCTTTTTCCCCCTGCTTCTAAGGGGTTATCCCCCCCTGTCGACAGGACTTGCCATCGTGGCCCTGCTCACCGCGGCCATCACCTTTTTGGTAGGAGGGGTGAACAGGCGGGGCGTGGCCACGTTTGTCGGTTCCATGCTCGGGGTGCTTCTGACCTGCGGACTTGCAGTCTGGTTTACCCAGGCGTTCAGCCTGCACGGGGCAGTCCGTCCATTTGCCGAGACCCTCCTCTATTCAGGACATTACGATCTCGATCTCACCGGGATATTCGTGGCGAGCATCTTCATCGCCTCATCAGGGGCGGTTATGGATCTGGCCATGGATATTGCCGCCTCCATGGACGAGATCAAGCGCAAGCATCCCGGGATCGGATTGGCGGAGCACGTCTTCTCAGGGCTTCGGGTAGGGCGGGCCGTGACAGGCACCATGACCACCACGCTACTTCTCGCCTACTCAAGCAGCCACATCGCCTTGTTCCTGCTTTTCATGACCAAGGGGCTTCCGGCAGAGAACATTCTGAACGCGCCGTTCATCGCTGCGGAGGTGCTCAACATCCTGGTGGGGAGCTTCGGACTCGTGACAGTTGCCCCGTTCACCGCAGTGGTCTCCGGACTGCTCTACAGGGGATATGCGGGCAAAGGGGAGTGA
- the lepB gene encoding signal peptidase I, whose translation MNRGNAPGSGVTQKRDARHIAWEYAQAILIALVLALLIRTFVVQAFKIPSGSMINTLLIGDHLLVNKFVYGIRNPLTRALWVPVSQPQRGDVVVFIYPVEPEKDFIKRVIGVGGDTVEIRDKKVFVNGELFPDPPGVQHTDPHVIPGSLQPRDNMGPVKVPEGSLFVLGDNRDQSYDSRFWGFVPVKDVKGKAFIIYWSWDGNRFLPRLDRLGRLIH comes from the coding sequence ATGAACAGAGGAAATGCGCCTGGGTCTGGTGTCACCCAGAAGAGGGATGCGAGGCACATTGCATGGGAATACGCCCAGGCGATCCTCATCGCCCTGGTACTTGCGCTCCTGATACGGACCTTCGTGGTCCAGGCGTTCAAGATCCCCTCCGGTTCCATGATCAATACGCTCCTCATCGGGGATCACCTCCTTGTGAACAAGTTTGTGTACGGGATCAGGAATCCCCTGACGCGTGCCCTATGGGTGCCCGTCAGCCAGCCACAGCGTGGGGACGTGGTCGTTTTCATATACCCGGTCGAGCCCGAAAAGGATTTCATAAAGCGGGTGATCGGGGTCGGCGGGGATACGGTCGAGATCAGGGACAAAAAGGTCTTTGTCAATGGAGAGCTGTTTCCGGATCCTCCGGGTGTTCAGCATACGGACCCCCACGTCATCCCAGGTTCCCTTCAGCCCAGGGACAACATGGGGCCTGTCAAGGTCCCGGAAGGGAGCCTTTTTGTCCTCGGCGACAACCGCGATCAGAGTTATGACAGCAGGTTCTGGGGTTTTGTCCCGGTGAAGGACGTGAAGGGGAAGGCCTTCATCATCTATTGGTCCTGGGACGGAAATCGATTTCTGCCCAGATTGGATCGATTGGGAAGACTCATCCACTAA
- a CDS encoding pilus assembly protein PilP, giving the protein MKTKRSPNVFAPGPSIHERAMRLIGILSAMVLAGCTTPPSPAPSTSAAHQKTAAHSVQVQELQKRLDRLLEPSAYRYSHVGKTDPFQTFLRSNLTSPIGTGGTLEEHPPERCETALECLDVGQLKLVAIVKRGNGSYIAMAQDASGIGYILTPGTKVGYRKGTVSEIREDRLVVREESEDIRGGSIRERQLLLHPEEQR; this is encoded by the coding sequence ATGAAAACCAAAAGATCCCCCAACGTTTTCGCCCCAGGCCCGAGCATCCATGAAAGGGCAATGAGGCTCATAGGCATCCTCTCAGCCATGGTGCTTGCCGGATGCACCACCCCTCCATCCCCAGCCCCTTCCACATCTGCAGCACATCAGAAAACCGCAGCCCATTCCGTGCAGGTCCAGGAATTACAGAAACGCCTCGACAGACTCCTCGAGCCCTCTGCCTATCGCTATTCGCATGTAGGGAAAACGGATCCATTCCAGACATTCCTCCGAAGCAACCTCACCAGTCCTATAGGGACCGGCGGAACATTGGAGGAGCATCCTCCAGAGAGATGCGAAACCGCTCTCGAGTGTCTCGACGTTGGCCAGCTCAAGCTCGTTGCGATCGTAAAAAGGGGTAACGGCAGCTACATCGCCATGGCCCAGGACGCCTCGGGCATCGGCTACATTCTCACCCCAGGGACCAAGGTGGGCTATCGTAAGGGAACGGTCTCCGAGATTCGGGAAGACCGACTCGTCGTCCGGGAAGAATCCGAAGACATCCGCGGCGGCTCGATTCGAGAAAGACAACTGCTTCTGCATCCGGAGGAACAACGATGA
- a CDS encoding tetratricopeptide repeat protein, whose amino-acid sequence MIHFPWTTGTIGVLVAASLSLAASSCMTASAIAGSDRNAAAMWLAELDKRVPDAAGSPERTAPDARTGAQNATEDASGAETAERITVDFYKVDLHNVFRLLGQVSGKNIVVDEEVSGTLTLALQDVPWTFVLDVIKNLKELESIERNNTIMIYPQKKKVTWGGDTGATGTLNLRPMPVRKSLHIETKETSKTPIESMVKADALVKKALDAERQGDFASALENYKAAAALWPENTSILKKGATLALGGAKDELTAFNLAKQAFSADPKDAEAASIAAVALARMGKTGEAAYYFDRSMSLDPHSLKILYNYAVFTFSQGRYRDTLRLLARYEAHSPLTPDLMLLKAQSYEHLQNKASALSEYQAVLLAGNSVPQDMKNFARSRIDHLSAAHEKQEEKAQ is encoded by the coding sequence ATGATACATTTCCCATGGACAACCGGAACGATCGGGGTCCTTGTGGCCGCGTCCCTTTCCCTTGCGGCCTCCTCATGCATGACCGCTTCCGCCATTGCAGGATCTGACCGCAACGCGGCGGCCATGTGGCTCGCCGAACTCGACAAACGGGTGCCGGACGCGGCCGGCTCTCCTGAAAGGACCGCCCCAGATGCCCGAACAGGGGCACAAAACGCCACTGAGGACGCATCCGGCGCGGAGACGGCCGAACGCATCACTGTAGATTTTTACAAGGTCGATCTCCACAATGTCTTTCGGCTGCTCGGCCAGGTGAGCGGAAAGAATATCGTCGTGGACGAAGAGGTCAGCGGCACCCTGACACTCGCCCTTCAGGACGTCCCATGGACGTTCGTCCTCGACGTCATCAAGAACCTGAAGGAACTCGAGAGCATCGAACGCAACAACACCATCATGATCTATCCACAGAAAAAGAAGGTGACATGGGGCGGGGACACCGGGGCGACAGGGACCCTCAACCTCAGGCCTATGCCAGTGAGGAAATCCCTCCACATCGAGACCAAGGAGACCTCCAAGACCCCCATCGAATCCATGGTCAAGGCGGATGCGCTTGTAAAAAAGGCCCTGGATGCAGAACGTCAGGGCGATTTTGCCTCCGCCTTAGAAAACTACAAGGCGGCAGCAGCCCTTTGGCCAGAGAACACTTCGATCCTCAAAAAAGGCGCGACCCTCGCCCTTGGAGGGGCGAAGGATGAACTCACTGCCTTCAATCTGGCCAAACAGGCATTTTCTGCTGATCCAAAGGACGCCGAGGCCGCGTCCATTGCCGCAGTGGCCCTGGCCCGCATGGGAAAGACCGGAGAGGCCGCCTACTACTTCGACCGGTCCATGTCCCTTGACCCCCACTCCCTGAAGATCCTTTACAACTATGCAGTCTTCACCTTCTCACAGGGCCGCTACAGGGACACACTCCGCCTCCTCGCCCGCTACGAGGCACACAGTCCTTTGACACCAGATCTCATGCTGCTCAAGGCCCAGTCCTATGAACATCTCCAGAACAAGGCGTCGGCCCTTTCAGAGTACCAAGCCGTTCTGCTTGCCGGAAACTCGGTTCCCCAGGACATGAAAAATTTTGCCAGATCACGCATCGACCACCTGTCGGCGGCCCATGAAAAGCAGGAGGAAAAGGCTCAATGA
- a CDS encoding PilN domain-containing protein, producing MIRINLLPVREWRKREQVRKEISLFFLSLALVATILFATGVIIQGRLISQRAQAQNLEGRKAQLAHVNKEIAEADRKKQEIENKFTAIEGLQAERMKTVKVLDEIAQAVPVDRLWITELSLKNQDFRVTGVAMDNHTVALFMNRLGSSELIGPVNLASVKRQSVEGQDLMGFEVTGGLKRPSAPEDTPKAPKKDTKG from the coding sequence ATGATCAGGATCAACCTCCTTCCCGTCAGAGAGTGGCGAAAACGGGAACAAGTTCGAAAGGAGATCTCTCTCTTCTTCCTCTCCCTCGCCCTTGTCGCGACCATCCTTTTTGCAACAGGCGTCATCATCCAGGGAAGGCTCATCTCCCAGAGGGCACAGGCCCAGAATCTCGAGGGCAGAAAGGCCCAACTCGCCCATGTCAACAAGGAAATCGCCGAGGCCGACCGGAAGAAGCAGGAAATAGAGAACAAATTCACCGCCATTGAGGGACTCCAGGCCGAACGCATGAAGACGGTCAAGGTCCTGGACGAAATCGCCCAGGCCGTTCCCGTGGATCGCCTCTGGATCACCGAACTTTCCCTCAAAAATCAGGACTTCCGTGTGACGGGAGTTGCAATGGACAATCACACGGTCGCCCTTTTCATGAACCGGCTGGGCAGCTCCGAACTCATCGGCCCCGTGAACCTGGCGAGCGTCAAACGCCAGTCCGTGGAAGGACAAGACCTCATGGGATTCGAGGTCACCGGAGGTCTGAAACGACCCTCTGCCCCCGAGGATACCCCCAAGGCCCCAAAAAAGGACACGAAAGGATAA
- the lepA gene encoding translation elongation factor 4 translates to MTESEIIRNFSIIAHIDHGKSTLADRLLERTGVVSSREMKEQFLDRMDLERERGITIKSQTVRLPYRARDGKTYVLNLIDTPGHVDFSYEVSRSLAACEGALLVVDASQGVEAQTLANVYLALDNNLEIIPVLNKIDLPSAEPARVERELEEIIGLDASEAIRASAKAGIGVDEILEAVVARIPAPQGRPDSPLRALIFDSWFDPYQGSVVLVRIFDGILRPGMRIRMMATGQTHEVERVGVFSPFASDVPELSAGEVGFFTAGIKEVRLTKIGDTVTEDRRPAEKALPGFKRVKPMVFCGLYPVDPAQYDQLKEAMEKLWLNDPAFSYEPESSAALGFGFRCGFLGLLHLEIVQERLEREYGLSLISTAPSVPYQVKLRSGEVFRIHNPSQMPEPGRIAEVAEPHVIMEIFTPKDYVGQVMELCDEKRGRQIDMRYLTAERVLLKYELPFSEIVLDFHDRLKSASRGYASIDYDFSEYRPSRLVKLDILINKQPVDALSVIVHQDKAYYRGRDIVERLRKEIPRQLFEVVIQAAVGSKVIARERIPPLRKDVTSKCYGGDITRKRKLLEKQKEGKKRMKQVGQVDIPQEAFLSVLKA, encoded by the coding sequence ATGACGGAATCTGAAATTATACGAAATTTCTCCATAATAGCCCACATAGACCATGGGAAATCCACACTTGCCGACCGCCTTCTCGAAAGGACGGGCGTGGTCTCAAGCCGGGAGATGAAGGAGCAATTTCTGGACCGGATGGATCTCGAGCGGGAGCGGGGCATCACGATCAAGTCCCAGACGGTTCGGCTGCCCTACCGGGCAAGGGATGGAAAGACCTATGTCCTGAATCTCATAGACACACCAGGACATGTGGATTTTTCTTATGAGGTCTCCAGAAGTCTTGCCGCCTGCGAGGGCGCCCTCCTCGTGGTGGATGCGAGCCAGGGAGTAGAGGCCCAGACCCTCGCAAACGTCTATCTGGCCTTGGACAACAATCTCGAGATCATTCCCGTGCTCAACAAGATCGATCTTCCGAGTGCAGAACCCGCACGCGTGGAGCGGGAGCTCGAGGAGATCATCGGGCTCGATGCCTCGGAGGCCATTCGGGCCAGCGCCAAGGCGGGGATCGGTGTGGACGAGATCCTTGAGGCCGTGGTTGCGAGGATCCCAGCCCCCCAGGGGAGGCCGGACTCTCCCTTGAGGGCCCTGATTTTCGACTCCTGGTTCGATCCCTATCAGGGGTCTGTGGTCCTCGTCCGCATCTTCGACGGGATTCTGCGGCCAGGCATGCGGATACGCATGATGGCGACCGGGCAGACGCACGAGGTGGAAAGGGTAGGCGTCTTCAGCCCGTTCGCCAGTGATGTACCTGAGCTTTCCGCCGGGGAGGTGGGATTCTTTACGGCCGGCATCAAGGAGGTGCGTCTGACCAAGATCGGGGACACGGTGACCGAAGACCGCCGACCGGCAGAGAAGGCCCTTCCGGGTTTCAAGCGGGTCAAGCCCATGGTCTTCTGCGGGCTTTATCCCGTGGATCCGGCCCAGTACGATCAGCTCAAGGAGGCCATGGAAAAACTTTGGCTCAATGATCCGGCCTTCTCTTACGAACCCGAGAGTTCCGCAGCACTCGGATTCGGATTCCGATGCGGATTTTTGGGCCTCCTCCATCTCGAGATCGTCCAGGAGAGGCTCGAACGGGAATACGGGCTCTCCCTCATCAGCACCGCCCCCTCGGTCCCGTACCAGGTGAAACTCAGGAGCGGAGAGGTCTTCCGGATCCACAACCCGTCCCAGATGCCAGAGCCAGGGCGGATCGCCGAGGTGGCCGAGCCCCATGTCATCATGGAGATCTTTACCCCCAAGGACTACGTGGGTCAGGTCATGGAGCTCTGCGACGAAAAGCGGGGCAGACAGATCGACATGCGTTATCTCACGGCTGAGCGGGTCCTTCTCAAATACGAGCTCCCTTTCAGCGAGATCGTCCTCGACTTCCATGACCGGTTGAAATCCGCAAGCCGCGGGTACGCCTCCATCGATTACGACTTTTCGGAATACCGCCCATCCAGACTCGTCAAGCTCGACATCCTCATCAACAAACAGCCTGTCGATGCCCTCTCTGTCATCGTCCACCAGGACAAGGCCTATTACCGAGGCAGGGACATCGTGGAACGTCTCAGGAAGGAGATCCCCCGCCAGCTTTTCGAGGTAGTCATCCAGGCGGCAGTGGGCTCCAAGGTCATCGCCCGGGAACGGATCCCTCCCCTGAGAAAGGACGTGACCTCTAAGTGTTACGGCGGAGATATCACCCGAAAGCGAAAGCTCCTCGAGAAACAGAAGGAGGGAAAGAAACGCATGAAGCAGGTGGGACAGGTGGACATCCCCCAGGAGGCCTTTCTGAGTGTCCTCAAGGCGTAG
- a CDS encoding alkaline phosphatase encodes MILKRQARSLMMAIAMLLVASAACAAPAKYVFFFLGDGMSSSQIQATEAYLTTINGGSAMLAADLLRPENRLNMSKMEVSGMQTTYDSHTLITDSASAATAFACGLKTRSGVIGMDDTKSISYKSIAQLAHEAGKRVGIISSVSIDHATPAAYYASVPSRSYMNSIGTQMAASGYEFFGGGGLVKPTAELSGDGDTDNDVWALLEQNGYKVLDTKAEILAQKANPRDKVVCINEFLPDKSKSMPYAIDRPETNLTLAEMTEVAITTLMSGNGSARSNRSRFFNFNRNDGFFLMVEGGKIDWACHANDAMAVIGDMLDFDAAIGVALDFYNKHPHETLIVVTGDHETGGMTIGHATTKYKAYYEKLLGQRHSYEYFDANMWAPHEEANEAAVCANWQAPNNLESDATMMGWLQSEFGIDYSTLNDYQKQKLEDAYDKSMCEVNDNSDSENTLLYGRYNPITVTITHILNELASIGWTSYSHTGVPVPVFAQGRYAYLFAGFYDNTDIAKKLAKAMNLPTLPVQK; translated from the coding sequence ATGATCTTGAAAAGACAAGCTAGGTCCTTGATGATGGCCATCGCCATGCTCCTTGTGGCGAGCGCGGCCTGTGCTGCACCGGCAAAGTACGTATTTTTCTTCCTCGGTGACGGGATGTCCAGTTCCCAGATACAGGCGACCGAGGCCTATCTCACCACCATCAACGGCGGATCCGCAATGCTCGCCGCTGACCTCCTCAGGCCTGAGAACCGGCTCAACATGAGCAAGATGGAGGTTTCCGGCATGCAGACCACCTACGACTCCCACACCCTCATAACCGACTCTGCGTCCGCGGCCACGGCCTTTGCCTGCGGTCTCAAGACCAGAAGCGGTGTGATCGGCATGGACGATACGAAGTCGATCTCTTACAAGAGCATCGCCCAGCTCGCGCACGAGGCGGGCAAACGGGTCGGTATCATCAGCAGCGTATCCATTGATCACGCCACACCGGCCGCCTACTATGCGAGTGTCCCGAGCCGCAGTTACATGAACAGCATCGGCACCCAGATGGCCGCGTCCGGCTACGAGTTCTTCGGCGGCGGCGGACTCGTCAAGCCCACCGCGGAGCTCAGCGGCGACGGCGACACCGACAACGACGTCTGGGCCCTCCTCGAGCAGAACGGCTATAAGGTCCTGGATACAAAGGCAGAGATCCTCGCCCAGAAGGCCAACCCCCGGGACAAGGTGGTCTGCATCAACGAATTTCTGCCTGACAAAAGCAAGTCCATGCCCTACGCCATTGACCGCCCCGAAACCAACCTTACCCTTGCCGAGATGACCGAGGTGGCCATCACCACCCTCATGTCCGGCAATGGCAGCGCCAGAAGCAACAGAAGCAGGTTCTTCAATTTCAATCGTAACGACGGTTTCTTCCTCATGGTAGAAGGCGGGAAGATTGACTGGGCCTGCCATGCCAATGACGCCATGGCTGTCATCGGAGACATGCTCGACTTCGACGCAGCCATCGGAGTGGCGCTCGATTTCTACAACAAACATCCCCATGAGACCCTGATCGTCGTGACCGGCGACCACGAGACGGGCGGCATGACCATCGGACATGCCACCACCAAATACAAGGCCTATTATGAAAAGCTCCTCGGCCAGAGGCACAGCTACGAGTATTTCGACGCCAACATGTGGGCCCCCCACGAGGAGGCGAACGAGGCGGCGGTCTGCGCCAACTGGCAGGCCCCGAACAACCTGGAAAGCGACGCCACCATGATGGGCTGGTTGCAGAGCGAGTTCGGCATCGACTACAGCACCCTCAACGACTACCAGAAACAGAAGCTCGAGGACGCCTATGACAAGTCCATGTGCGAGGTGAACGACAACAGTGATTCGGAAAACACGCTCCTCTACGGCAGATATAATCCGATCACCGTTACCATAACCCACATCCTCAATGAGCTGGCCAGCATAGGCTGGACCTCTTATTCCCATACGGGCGTGCCAGTCCCTGTCTTCGCCCAGGGACGCTACGCCTATCTTTTTGCGGGTTTCTACGACAACACGGACATAGCGAAGAAGTTGGCCAAGGCCATGAATCTTCCTACCTTACCCGTCCAGAAATAG
- a CDS encoding type 4a pilus biogenesis protein PilO, which translates to MTTLLKRLSIPPGLVDSLLGMPLWQKILIWIASWAVPVGLTWMFFFSPRLGELKTLMTNIPQLAEEVRILEEKAGKLPQIRQEIQEMEAILASAMKLLPESKDIPSVLTGISNIGNEERLEFQLFKPENEQIQAFYASIPVNLEFSGPFHNTVRFFDKVSRMDRIVHIQEVTMGQAKEAPETWSQAAAPTETAATPSDTGPGPPPEAQTEASRWVIKTKCQAVTYRFLTPEEQKAEAEKASKAGKKK; encoded by the coding sequence GTGACCACTTTGCTCAAACGACTCAGCATTCCGCCAGGGTTAGTGGACTCCTTACTCGGAATGCCCCTGTGGCAGAAGATCCTCATATGGATCGCTTCATGGGCCGTACCCGTCGGCCTCACGTGGATGTTTTTCTTCTCACCGAGGCTCGGAGAGTTGAAAACCCTGATGACCAACATCCCCCAGCTTGCAGAAGAGGTCAGGATCCTTGAGGAAAAGGCCGGAAAGCTCCCCCAGATCCGCCAGGAGATCCAGGAAATGGAGGCCATACTTGCGAGTGCCATGAAGCTCCTTCCGGAGAGCAAGGACATTCCATCGGTCCTCACCGGCATCTCCAACATCGGAAACGAAGAGCGCCTCGAATTCCAGCTCTTCAAGCCTGAAAACGAACAGATACAGGCCTTCTATGCCTCCATCCCTGTCAACCTCGAATTTTCCGGTCCTTTCCACAACACCGTCCGTTTCTTTGATAAAGTGAGCAGAATGGATCGGATCGTCCATATCCAGGAGGTGACCATGGGGCAGGCCAAGGAGGCCCCAGAGACCTGGAGCCAGGCAGCCGCACCGACAGAGACAGCCGCCACCCCCTCAGATACCGGCCCAGGTCCTCCCCCTGAGGCACAGACCGAGGCATCCCGATGGGTCATCAAGACCAAATGCCAGGCCGTCACCTACCGCTTTTTGACACCAGAAGAGCAAAAGGCAGAGGCGGAAAAGGCCAGCAAGGCGGGAAAGAAAAAATAG
- a CDS encoding pilus assembly protein PilM, which produces MKRPALFQGWMHRERPTLGLDIGSHSIKLVEFAGGPSNRTLRRIGRAIVPPGAIVDGSIRDGEAISGTLKGLLKNIQPKLRDATISISGYSVIVKKVALPYTDEKEIEANLVLEAEKYVPFEIEDVYIDFHLLSGAAEGRPGSEIFLVAAKREVVDSYAALVQSVGLAPAVVDVDVFALGNAFEGAYEATSGTVVLVDIGAQKTNFNIVCEGTSIFTRDMAIGGNQLTEAIHEATGLDLSEAERVKIAGTDDTALVREISACCTETCTQWGAEIKKAIDFHNANAAPSERPRHIILSGGAALMKGLDGIIEKETELPVRIFNPFARYSIDNGIDPDYVQEIAPQMAIATGLALRMKK; this is translated from the coding sequence ATGAAAAGACCTGCTCTTTTTCAGGGGTGGATGCATCGGGAGAGACCGACGCTCGGCCTGGACATCGGATCCCATTCCATAAAACTGGTGGAATTTGCAGGAGGTCCTTCCAACCGGACGCTCCGGCGCATCGGAAGGGCCATCGTCCCCCCAGGGGCCATAGTGGACGGATCCATTCGCGATGGTGAAGCGATCTCCGGCACCCTGAAGGGATTATTGAAAAACATCCAGCCAAAACTCCGCGATGCGACGATTTCTATATCAGGCTATTCAGTCATTGTCAAAAAAGTTGCCTTGCCATACACGGATGAAAAGGAAATCGAGGCCAATCTCGTCCTCGAGGCGGAAAAATATGTCCCTTTTGAGATCGAGGACGTTTACATAGACTTCCATCTCCTGTCCGGGGCAGCGGAAGGCCGTCCCGGATCGGAGATCTTTCTCGTCGCTGCCAAACGCGAGGTCGTGGACAGCTATGCGGCCCTCGTGCAGTCCGTAGGGCTCGCCCCGGCTGTTGTGGACGTGGACGTCTTCGCCCTCGGAAACGCCTTTGAAGGGGCATACGAGGCCACCTCAGGAACCGTCGTGCTCGTGGATATCGGGGCGCAAAAGACCAACTTCAACATCGTGTGCGAGGGAACATCCATCTTCACCAGGGACATGGCGATCGGAGGCAATCAACTCACTGAGGCCATCCACGAGGCGACTGGACTCGATCTTTCCGAGGCAGAGCGCGTCAAGATCGCAGGCACTGATGACACGGCCCTTGTCCGGGAAATCTCCGCCTGTTGTACTGAAACATGCACCCAGTGGGGTGCCGAGATCAAAAAGGCCATCGATTTCCACAACGCTAACGCCGCCCCTTCCGAACGCCCGCGGCACATCATCCTGAGTGGAGGGGCCGCCCTCATGAAGGGGCTTGACGGCATCATCGAGAAAGAGACCGAACTCCCTGTCCGCATCTTCAATCCATTTGCCCGTTACTCCATAGATAACGGTATCGATCCTGACTATGTCCAGGAGATCGCCCCCCAGATGGCCATTGCCACAGGACTCGCACTGAGGATGAAAAAATGA